One stretch of Legionellales bacterium DNA includes these proteins:
- the rplL gene encoding 50S ribosomal protein L7/L12 yields the protein MAVSREEILDTIANMSVMEVVELISAMEEKFGVSAQAAVAVAAPAAGAGAAAAQEEQTEFDVVMKSFGDNKVNVIKVVRAITGLGLKEAKDMVEGVPATVKEAVSKADAENIKKQLVEAGAEVEIK from the coding sequence ATGGCCGTTTCTAGAGAAGAAATTTTAGATACAATTGCAAACATGAGCGTGATGGAAGTTGTTGAACTCATCTCTGCTATGGAAGAAAAATTTGGCGTGAGCGCACAAGCTGCCGTCGCTGTTGCAGCTCCTGCTGCAGGTGCGGGCGCCGCTGCTGCTCAAGAAGAACAAACCGAGTTTGATGTTGTCATGAAGAGCTTTGGCGATAATAAAGTGAATGTAATTAAAGTCGTTCGCGCAATTACTGGCCTTGGCTTGAAAGAAGCTAAAGACATGGTTGAAGGCGTGCCTGCAACAGTGAAAGAAGCTGTTAGCAAAGCCGACGCTGAAAATATTAAAAAGCAACTGGTGGAAGCTGGTGCTGAAGTTGAAATTAAATAA
- the rplJ gene encoding 50S ribosomal protein L10: protein MALSLAEKKAIVSEVAEVARQAQAAVLAEYRGLEVGEMTELRAKARESGVYLRVVRNTLAKRAFQDTEFACLSEALTGPLLIALSKAEPSSAARLLRDFGKAHDKLTVTALAMGGKLMQANQLEAMAKLPTYNEAIAILMGVMKAPIEKFVRTLAEPHAKLARTVAAIRDQKQQSN, encoded by the coding sequence ATGGCACTAAGCCTTGCTGAGAAAAAAGCAATCGTTAGCGAAGTCGCTGAAGTTGCTCGTCAAGCGCAAGCGGCTGTGCTAGCTGAATATCGTGGATTAGAAGTCGGCGAAATGACAGAATTGCGTGCAAAAGCGCGGGAATCTGGTGTTTATTTACGCGTCGTTCGTAACACTTTGGCAAAACGCGCATTCCAAGATACGGAATTCGCTTGTCTGAGTGAAGCATTAACAGGACCTCTTTTGATTGCATTATCAAAAGCAGAACCCAGTAGTGCTGCGCGTTTATTACGTGACTTTGGTAAAGCTCATGACAAATTAACCGTCACTGCGCTAGCAATGGGTGGTAAGTTGATGCAAGCCAATCAACTTGAAGCCATGGCAAAATTACCAACCTACAATGAAGCAATTGCGATATTGATGGGAGTCATGAAAGCGCCGATCGAAAAATTTGTTCGCACTCTGGCAGAACCTCATGCCAAGTTGGCGCGTACGGTCGCTGCAATCCGCGATCAAAAGCAACAGTCAAATTAG
- the rpoB gene encoding DNA-directed RNA polymerase subunit beta (DNA-dependent RNA polymerase catalyzes the transcription of DNA into RNA using the four ribonucleoside triphosphates as substrates; beta subunit is part of the catalytic core which binds with a sigma factor to produce the holoenzyme), producing the protein MAAIAPYSFTEKQRVRRDFGKHPTTMVVPYLLSIQLDSYDQFLQLHTKHADRQNIGLNAAFLSIFPIISYSGNAELQYVDYKLGKPTFNVRECKMRGLTYGSSLRVKVRLVIYDKDAPAGSKSIKDIKEQEVYMGELPLMTNTGTFIINGTERVVVSQLHRSPGVFFDHDRGKTHSSGKLLFSARVIPYRGSWLDFEFDPKDCLFVRIDRRRKLPASIILRAQGYTTEQILDLFFDTDTFEFHQNDLVLHLVPERLRGDTATFPIEANGEVIVEEGRRITARHIMQLKKANVTKLTVPADYAVG; encoded by the coding sequence ATGGCAGCAATAGCTCCGTATTCTTTTACTGAAAAGCAACGTGTGCGTCGTGATTTTGGTAAACATCCCACCACGATGGTAGTCCCTTATTTATTATCCATTCAATTGGATTCTTACGATCAGTTTTTGCAATTGCATACTAAACATGCCGATCGTCAGAATATTGGCTTAAATGCAGCATTTTTATCGATCTTTCCGATCATCAGCTATTCTGGCAATGCTGAACTCCAATACGTCGATTATAAATTAGGCAAGCCCACGTTTAACGTACGCGAATGTAAAATGCGTGGTTTAACGTATGGTTCTTCCTTGCGCGTCAAAGTTCGTTTAGTCATTTACGATAAAGACGCACCAGCGGGCAGCAAATCCATCAAAGATATCAAAGAACAAGAAGTCTACATGGGTGAATTGCCATTAATGACCAATACAGGTACCTTTATTATTAACGGTACAGAACGTGTTGTCGTTTCTCAATTACATCGCTCACCCGGGGTATTTTTCGATCATGATCGCGGAAAAACGCACTCCTCAGGTAAACTATTATTCTCTGCGCGCGTCATTCCTTACCGCGGTTCGTGGCTCGATTTTGAATTCGATCCCAAAGATTGTTTATTCGTGCGTATCGATCGTCGTCGCAAACTACCTGCTTCGATTATTTTGCGTGCGCAAGGTTATACCACCGAACAAATTCTCGATTTATTTTTTGATACCGATACGTTTGAATTTCATCAGAACGATTTAGTCTTGCATTTAGTGCCAGAACGTCTACGCGGCGACACTGCCACATTTCCAATTGAAGCCAATGGCGAAGTGATAGTTGAAGAAGGACGCCGCATTACGGCGCGCCACATCATGCAATTGAAAAAAGCCAATGTCACCAAGCTTACTGTGCCCGCCGATTATGCTGTAGGTAA